Proteins from one Sander lucioperca isolate FBNREF2018 chromosome 16, SLUC_FBN_1.2, whole genome shotgun sequence genomic window:
- the eif3i gene encoding eukaryotic translation initiation factor 3 subunit I translates to MKPILLQGHERSITQIKYNREGDLLFSVAKDTVANVWYSVNGERLGTYNGHTGAVWCVDCDWDTKNVLTGSADNSCRLWDCETGKQLALLNTSSAVRTCGFDFSGNIIMFSTDKQMGYQCFLNYFDLRDPQQIEDNQPYLSIPCSDNKITSAVWGPLGEFVIAGHENGEFNQFSAKSGEILKKAKEHTKQINDIQTSVDLTMFISASKDNTAKLFDCATMDHIKTFKTERPVNSAAISPIMDHVVMGGGQEAMEVTTTSTRIGKFEARFFHAAYEEEFGRVKGHFGPINCVAFHPDGKSYSSGGEDGYTRIHHFDPQYFDFELEA, encoded by the exons ATG AAACCCATCCTGCTCCAGGGCCATGAGAGGTCCATCACTCAAATCAAGTACAACAGAGAAGGAGACCTGCTTTTCTCTGTAGCTAAAGACACG GTAGCCAATGTTTGGTACTCTGTCAATGGCGAGAGGCTTGGCACCTACAATGGACACACGGGAGCTGTATGGTGTGTCGACTGTGATT GGGACACTAAAAACGTATTGACAGGATCAGCAGACAACAGCTGTCGGCTGTGGGACTGTGAGACCG GTAAACAGCTGGCCCTGCTCAACACCAGCTCTGCTGTGAGAACGTGCGGCTTTGACTTCAGCGGCAACATCATCATGTTCTCCACAGACAAGCAGATGGGTTACCAGTGCTTCCTGAACTACTTTGACCTGAGGGATCCACAGCAGATTG AGGACAACCAGCCCTACCTGTCCATACCTTGCAGTGACAACAAGATTACCAGTGCTGTGTGGGGACCACTGGGAGAGTTTGTCATTGCTGGCCATGAGAACGGAGAGTTCAACCAGTTCAGCGCCAAG TCTGGAGAGATCCTGAAGAAGGCCAAGGAGCACACCAAGCAGATCAACGACATCCAGACATCAGTGGATCTCACTATGTTCATCAGCGCCTCCAAGGACAACACCGCCAAG CTGTTTGACTGCGCTACTATGGATCACATCAAGACTTTCAAGACCGAGAGACCTGTCAACTCCGCGGCCATCTCCCCCATTATGGATCAT GTGGTGATGGGAGGTGGACAGGAGGCCATGGAGGTCACCACTACCTCCACCAGGATCGGCAAGTTTGAGGCCAG GTTCTTCCATGCGGCCTATGAAGAGGAGTTTGGCAGGGTCAAAGGTCATTTCGGCCCCATCAACTGTGTGGCATTCCACCCTGATGGCAAGAG TTACAGCAGTGGAGGAGAAGACGGATACACAAGGATTCATCACTTTGACCCACAGTACTTTGACTTTGAACTGGAGGCGTAA